In a genomic window of Magnolia sinica isolate HGM2019 chromosome 16, MsV1, whole genome shotgun sequence:
- the LOC131228957 gene encoding pentatricopeptide repeat-containing protein At1g05670, mitochondrial, producing MKKFTPLISVYLSSLLNSNSSIFNRFYSFRSLNNNRPFPDYSPKRPTIKDSQFIDNLSTSIKHRRSEPISRILKPFESQFKSDHFIWVLMKIKNDYHLALDFFDWAQARKNPSVEAQSIMVHISVASKHPSTARSLIRKLWVRPGLEICSLRYFIEQLIYTYKDWGSDPLVFDILFQVLVEAGMVDGAMYLFNRILNYGVVTSVDSCNVLLACLSSDRIDAALKVFSEFPDVGLCWNTASYNIIINILCKAERMKEAHALLSEMELKVCPPDVISYSTVIDGYCRVGELSKALELAAEMGVKGLNPNPFTYNSIIVHLCKTGKGADAETVLREMISHGVLPDNVVFTTLIDGFCKLGNLPAAFHLVDEMKTRGLSFDAVTYTALISGLCRSGMMVEADRIFQEMGSKGWAPDEVTYTVLVDGYCKNSQMNKAFDLHNQMVRMGLTPTVVTYTTLADGLCKQGEVETANELLHETCRKGLVLNLCTYNSLINGLCKTGQIEQAVKLMKDMELAGLNPDTITYTTLMDAYCKAGEMGRAHELLREMLDNGLQPTVVTFNVLMNGFCTLGMVEDGKRLLSWMAEKGIMPNTTTYNSLMKQYSIRNDMRAATEIYRQMCAWGVLPDCNTYNILIKGHCKARNMKEACYFHGEMIEKGFKLRVSSYNALIKGLARKKRLAEARKLFDEMRAEGSTADREIYNIFIDLNYNDGNVETSLELCDETIEKCLMGKIHGQDSLDNMKEKAAQ from the coding sequence ATGAAGAAATTTACACCGTTGATCTCAGTctatctttcttctcttctcaacTCCAATTCCTCCATCTTCAACAGATTCTACTCGTTCCGTTCTCTCAACAACAACAGGCCTTTCCCAGATTACTCCCCCAAGAGGCCCACCATCAAAGACTCTCAATTCATTGACAATCTCTCCACCTCCATTAAGCATCGCCGCTCCGAACCCATCTCCCGCATCTTAAAACCCTTCGAATCCCAATTCAAATCCGATCACTTCATCTGGGTCCTCATGAAAATCAAGAACGATTATCATCTGGCATTGGATTTCTTCGACTGGGCGCAGGCCCGTAAAAACCCATCGGTTGAAGCTCAGTCGATCATGGTGCATATCTCTGTTGCTTCCAAGCACCCATCAACAGCTCGCAGCCTCATTCGCAAGCTGTGGGTGAGGCCTGGTTTAGAAATCTGTTCACTGAGGTATTTCATCGAGCAGTTGATATACACTTACAAGGACTGGGGTTCGGATCCCCTCGTCTTTGACATTCTCTTCCAGGTCCTCGTCGAGGCTGGAATGGTTGATGGGGCAATGTATCTGTTTAACCGGATATTGAATTATGGGGTGGTTACCTCTGTTGATTCGTGTAACGTCCTCCTGGCCTGTTTGTCGTCTGATCGGATTGACGCGGCATTGAAGGTCTTTAGCGAATTTCCTGACGTGGGTCTTTGTTGGAATACTGCATCGTataacatcatcatcaacattttGTGTAAAGCAGAGAGAATGAAAGAAGCCCATGCGCTTCTCAGTGAAATGGAGTTGAAGGTCTGTCCACCTGATGTTATTAGTTATAGTACGGTCATCGACGGGTACTGTCGAGTTGGGGAGCTTTCAAAGGCATTAGAACTTGCTGCTGAGATGGGTGTTAAGGGTTTGAATCCAAACCCATTTACTTATAACAGTATAATTGTTCATCTTTGCAAGACTGGCAAGGGCGCAGATGCAGAGACGGTACTGAGGGAAATGATTAGTCATGGAGTACTTCCGGATAATGTTGTCTTTACGACTCTCATTGATGGGTTCTGCAAGCTTGGGAATTTGCCGGCTGCCTTCCATCTAGTAGACGAAATGAAGACCCGAGGACTCAGTTTCGATGCTGTAACCTACACTGCACTGATTAGTGGGCTTTGCCGAAGTGGGATGATGGTTGAAGCGGATAGGATCTTTCAGGAGATGGGCAGTAAGGGGTGGGCCCCAGATGAAGTTACTTACACCGTGCTTGTCGATGGGTATTGCAAGAACAGTCAGATGAACAAGGCATTTGATCTTcacaatcagatggttaggatgggATTGACACCTACAGTGGTGACTTATACCACACTGGCTGATGGACTATGTAAACAAGGGGAGGTAGAAACTGCGAATGAGCTTCTGCATGAGACATGCAGAAAGGGCCTAGTGCTGAATTTATGCACATATAACTCCCTGATCAATGGTCTTTGCAAAACGGGACAGATAGAACAGGCGGTTAAGCTCATGAAAGATATGGAGTTGGCAGGGCTCAATCCAGATACTATTACTTATACGACTCTGATGGATGCTTACTGCAAAGCGGGTGAGATGGGTCGTGCCCACGAACTCCTTCGTGAGATGCTGGATAATGGGCTCCAACCAACTGTTGTGACGTTTAATGTATTGATGAACGGCTTTTGTACATTGGGGATGGTTGAAGACGGCAAGAGACTGTTGAGTTGGATGGCGGAGAAGGGTATCATGCCGAACACCACCACATATAATTCGCTGATGAAGCAATACAGTATTAGGAATGATATGCGGGCTGCAACTGAGATTTATAGACAGATGTGCGCCTGGGGTGTTCTGCCTGATTGCAATACATACAACATACTGATCAAGGGTCATTGCAAAGCAAGGAACATGAAAGAGGCATGCTACTTCCATGGTGAGATGATCGAGAAGGGGTTTAAGCTTAGAGTTAGTTCCTACAATGCGCTCATCAAAGGACTTGCAAGAAAGAAGAGATTGGCAGAAGCCAGGAAACTGTTTGATGAGATGAGGGCGGAAGGTTCGACCGCAGATAGGGAGATATATAACATTTTCATTGACTTAAACTATAATGATGGAAATGTTGAAACTTCCCTTGAGCTTTGTGATGAGACGATAGAGAAATGTCTCATGGGTAAGATTCATGGGCAAGATTCACTTGATAACATGAAGGAAAAGGCAGCGCAGTAA